A genomic region of Fusarium falciforme chromosome 4, complete sequence contains the following coding sequences:
- a CDS encoding RNA-dependent RNA polymerase — protein sequence MSTALPASRRSQAQEELNRTIRSLSFDFQLDLELPDPTLSPSKRRLQRRTKEQERADAIYRRAHYLKFKDPNRLSRCFGRFREQADEHLRHWIEKPRADPDTTPRATNGPHRSRLSPEERAELQEFLLQLLKDDNLVNQPRARYSKRNSDEFPDPSAKRYRNSTDGPGAESPCNSVDDIPVRSSTSSRSFAGRPAAHDAGTAAATTRSATRSSTHSNGVQSATTSFSNSHALSFGNRSFNSSKVSLAPTVFSAVNDDCAASTQTTVMTNQSFKDPQTSFSRSIRQFEYQPPAEPVKRRVDYEPVPFSVNKYEHQGPAEPVDEPVLPPVVFPPVEKPRPVIRPQPLDIRFEVPIRSSSPATAYSSVPEMAELDTPVLGTPVFAKEPPSCALAGRLRNIWPKFPIPGLNHAPLIILWELTRAALHCQVDLSQWDIEYKPNDTWHDQSKFRGQILLSHRLFVGQGLPPACERAAWDAALGTFAAQDKTVALIAELAYNTENSGSLYRLKLQPPRLELGHRLGRRFGADRFMEIVMPNPTSRDAPDVIKQDEGGPTKVIRWLTDSSHYFVGRTWVPFFTRDAKKTVKDPKPPHKSMTIMQERVYFFATDGINFRLPGHQYPPQEEAISPGDRTKMRRCDLLNWAIGVERNCRQPVPKLFSRLALNLSKTVPTIVLEPNQFRHQDTKLGFHKYMREEDKKSQQDMGDGIGRMSRSLARKVATRLGLLEAPCAFQARIGSAKGMWIVDVEDDGLDDSDWIETYPSQRKWECDYLDVHHRTFEVREWSRELRPAALNQQFIPVLEAQAPRPRLMRDAIAAHLVNGLDEEIGGQMAAMAHPTNLRGWTHRGFDRSSVGHIPFLGGLPERDEDVISYLLDAGFEATKCRHLRDLVWSMQKRQADQLKAKMNIKIPRSTYAYMVVDFTGTLEEGEVQLAFSSKFQADGESDTLLDGIDILVARAPAHFVSDIQKVKAVFKPNLKRLKDVIVFSSKGKSPLADLLSGGDYDGDKAWVCWDPQIVNNFSNAAKPVEPDLVEQGYLRKSNPSFESILSTSIDVDSACADFLHSAISFSMQPSYLGICTVFKEKLCYFERGVNSERAVALSTLVSLLVDQDKQGLLFTREDYERLKRDMKMQGKDPEYHNDRSSTYINRDNSSHILDYLKFDVAENTVRIALTKFYNALHSHEVYAWDKDLARLNDEFEAQKEGSRIIKRLMEALHAKVAEMTKEWKVTMAASKADTQNNEFGAKVKELHQKWSSFQPPAELITSRQVKPLFDSWNGDPALSKWELLKASTMFKLGYKFAYNMVWRLSGQQYAWMKAMMSRGGSDVSAVAVTAEMWSILRPDNRRIAALTARRQAGHDNESLAALEEVMEYDEDGTQIDDA from the exons ATGTCGACTGCCCTTCCGGCTTCCCGGAGGTCTCAGGCGCAAGAGGAACTCAATCGCACAATCCGGTCGCTCAGCTTTGATTTCCAgctcgaccttgagcttcCCGACCCGACTCTGTCGCCCAGTAAGCGCCGGCTACAGCGTCGCACAAAGGAGCAGGAACGTGCGGATGCCATCTACCGTCGCGCGCACTACCTCAAGTTCAAAGATCCCAACCGTCTCTCGAGATGCTTTGGCCGGTTCCGCGAGCAGGCCGACGAGCATCTGAGGCATTGGATCGAAAAGCCCCGCGCCGACCCTGACACCACTCCAAGAGCAACCAATGGCCCACATCGTTCCCGCTTGAGCCCCGAAGAGCGGGCCGAGCTCCAGGAGTTTCTCCTCCAGCTGCTTAAAGACGACAACCTTGTTAACCAACCGCGAGCGAGATACTCGAAGCGTAATTCGGATGAGTTTCCGGATCCCAGTGCAAAGCGATACAGAAACTCCACAGATGGTCCTGGTGCAGAGTCGCCCTGCAACAGTGTCGATGACATCCCAGTTCGATCCAGCACTTCGAGTCGCTCATTCGCGGGACGGCCCGCAGCTCACGACGCAGGTACAGCTGCTGCTACCACACGCTCTGCCACACGGTCTAGCACACACTCCAATGGCGTCCAAAGTGCCACCACCAGCTTTTCCAATTCGCATGCTTTGTCTTTTGGAAATCGTTCCTTCAATTCCAGCAAGGTTTCACTCGCTCCAACTGTCTTTTCTGCTGTCAATGATGACTGTGCGGCCAGTACTCAAACAACTGTCATGACCAACCAGTCATTTAAGGATCCTCAGACTTCGTTTTCTCGCAGCATACGACAATTCGAATATCAACCCCCTGCTGAGCCTGTCAAAAGACGTGTGGATTACGAACCGGTACCCTTTTCGGTGAACAAATATGAACACCAAGGGCCAGCTGAACCCGTTGATGAGCCAGTGCTCCCGCCTGTGGTATTCCCACCTGTGGAAAAACCACGGCCTGTCATCCGGCCTCAGCCCCTTGATATCAGATTTGAGGTCCCTATTCGATCCAGCAGTCCTGCCACAGCCTACTCCAGCGTCCCAGAAATGGCTGAACTGGACACGCCAGTTCTCGGAACTCCAGTGTTTGCGAAAGAGCCGCCATCGTGTGCCTTGGCTGGTCGGCTACGAAACATCTGGC CCAAGTTTCCAATTCCTGGATTGAACCATGCTCCCTTGATCATCTTGTGGGAGCTCACACGAGCTGCGCTTCACTGCCAGGTGGACTTGTCTCAATGGGACATTGAATACAAGCCCAATGATACCTGGCATGATCAGAGCAAGTTTCGTGGTCAGATCTTGCTTTCGCATCGACTTTTCGTGGGTCAGGGACTGCCCCCCGCTTGTGAGCGCGCTGCCTGGGACGCAGCCTTGGGCACTTTTGCAGCCCAAGACAAGACGGTCGCCTTGATTGCAGAGCTGGCTTACAACACTGAGAACTCTGGTTCATTGTACCGGCTCAAGCTTCAGCCGCCTCGACTTGAACTTGGGCATCGACTGGGCCGTCGATTCGGTGCTGACCGTTTCATGGAGATTGTTATGCCGAACCCTACTTCCAGAGATGCTCCGGACGTTATCAAGCAGGACGAAGGGGGCCCAACCAAGGTCATAAGATGGCTGACTGACAGTTCCCATTATTTTGTAGGTCGTACATGGGTGCCGTTCTTTACGCGTGACGCAAAGAAGACGGTCAAGGATCCCAAGCCTCCCCACAAGAGCATGACGATCATGCAGGAGCGCGTCTACTTCTTTGCAACTGACGGTATCAACTTCCGTCTCCCTGGTCATCAGTATCCACCACAGGAAGAGGCAATAAGCCCTGGGGATCGCACAAAGATGCGGCGCTGTGACCTCTTGAACTGGGCCATTGGCGTTGAGCGCAACTGTCGGCAGCCCGTTCCGAAATTGTTTTCTCGACTTGCTCTTA ACCTTAGTAAAACGGTCCCCACCATTGTCCTTGAGCCGAACCAGTTTCGCCATCAAGACACCAAGTTGGGCTTTCACAAATACATGAGGGAAGAAGACAAAAAGTCTCAGCAAGACATGGGTGATGGTATCGGCCGAATGTCCCGAAGCCTTGCTCGCAAGGTGGCGACTCGTCTTGGTCTCTTGGAAGCCCCTTGTGCGTTCCAAGCCCGTATCGGCAGCGCCAAGGGGATGTGGATTGTCGATGTTGAGGATGACGGGCTTGACGACAGCGATTGGATAGAGACATACCCGTCTCAAAGGAAATGGGAGTGCGACTACCTGGACGTTCACCATCGGACGTTCGAGGTGCGTGAGTGGTCGAGGGAGCTGAGGCCGGCAGCTCTCAACCAACAGTTCATTCCCGTTCTGGAGGCTCAGGCTCCCAGACCCCGTCTCATGCGGGATGCCATCGCCGCTCACCTGgtcaatggccttgatgaagaGATTGGTGGCCAAATGGCTGCCATGGCTCACCCCACCAATCTTCGCGGCTGGACACATCGTGGATTCGATCGCTCGAGTGTTGGTCATATCCCATTCTTGGGGGGTCTACCAGAGCGAGATGAAGACGTCATTTCGTACCTGCTAGATGCAGGCTTCGAGGCTACCAAGTGCCGTCATCTGAGGGACCTTGTCTGGAGCATGCAGAAGCGGCAGGCGGATCAACTCAAAGCGAAGATGAACATCAAGATCCCGCGCTCAACCTATGCGTACATGGTTGTTGACTTTACTGGGACATTGGAAGAAGGGGAGGTTCAACTTGCTTTCTCCTCCAAGTTCCAAGCCGACGGCGAGTCAGACACACTACTGGATGGCATCGACATTTTGGTCGCTCGAGCACCAGCCCATTTTGTCAGCGACATCCAAAAGGTCAAGGCAGTATTCAAACCTAACCTCAAGCGGTTGAAGGACGTGATTGTCTTTTCTTCCAAGGGAAAATCGCCACTTGCTGATCTTCTCTCTGGCGGTGACTACGACGGTGACAAGGCTTGGGTTTGTTGGGATCCTCAAATCGTCAACAACTTCAGCAATGCGGCCAAGCCTGTGGAACCTGACCTTGTGGAGCAGGGATATCTTCGAAAATCCAACCCAAGCTTTGAATCGATCCTGAGCACAAGCATTGATGTGGACAGTGCCTGTGCCGACTTCCTGCACTCGGCTATTTCTTTCAGCATGCAGCCATCCTACTTGGGCATCTGTACCGtgttcaaggagaagctctgCTATTTTGAAAGGGGCGTCAACAGTGAACGAGCCGTGGCACTCAGTACACTGGTCAGTCTTCTTGTCGACCAAGACAAACAGGGTCTGCTTTTCACACGCGAGGACTACGAACGACTCAAACGCGATATGAAAATGCAAGGCAAAGACCCCGAGTACCACAACGATAGAAGCTCGACGTACATCAACAGAGATAACTCCAGTCATATTCTTGACTACCTCAAGTTTGATGTCGCCGAAAACACCGTCAGAATAGCGTTGACGAAATTCTACAACGCTCTCCACAGCCACGAAGTGTACGCCTGGGACAAGGACTTGGCCCGTCTCAATGATGAGTTTGAGGCCCAGAAAGAAGGCTCCAGGATCATTAAGAGACTGATGGAGGCCCTGCACGCCAAGGTCGCGGAAATGACCAAGGAATGGAAAGTGACAATGGCCGCCAGCAAGGCTGACACCCAAAACAATGAATTTGGTGCCAAGGTTAAGGAACTCCACCAAAAGTGGTCTTCATTCCAGCCGCCAGCCGAGCTGATAACTTCCAGACAAGTCAAGCCTCTCTTTGATTCCTGGAATGGAGACCCAGCGCTGAGCAAATGGGAGCTGCTCAAAGCATCGACCATGTTCAAGCTCGGCTACAAGTTTGCGTACAACATGGTCTGGCGACTCTCGGGTCAGCAGTATGCGTGGATGAAGGCCATGATGTCTCGTGGAGGATCCGACGTGAGCGCCGTGGCCGTCACGGCAGAGATGTGGAGTATCCTTCGACCAGACAACAGGCGCATCGCGGCGCTGACTGCTCGACGACAGGCTGGACACGACAATGAGAGTCTGGCAGCGCTAGAGGAAGTGATGGAGTATGATGAGGACGGTACCCAGATCGACGATGCTTAG
- a CDS encoding Serine/threonine-protein kinase RIO1, which translates to MDSSAGDATASPAAPHQPPYNYTANQGYEKTEEIPRELQTQRENPAPEGQEDDNDLDDIFDDDEDFDEKEWSADGGDLTKSYNRQRSAQDGAVLPRSNQQKPTANTFASIDDQVSALSKHAAKIRLDSVKQDADKDKDKADRATSEQVLDQRTRMILLQMINRGSVSEVHGAISTGKEANVYGAVLHDDRTGETTQRAIKVYKTAILSFKDRERYITGEHRFKGGFDKGNNRKMVKLWAEKEFRNLRRIYNAGIPCPEPINLKLHVLVMGFLGDRKGWAYPRLRDAVLTGDDVDQQWHKLYVQLLGIMRRIYQVCRLVHADLSEYNILYHKEKLYIIDVSQSVEPDHPRSLEFLRMDIKNVGDFFRRKGVDTLADRAIFNFITAPEGAVEEPAMSEAIEKLYETRPDATSEDHAAQLEVDNEVFRNQYIPQTLEQVYDIEKDAQKVNQGQGNDLVYSNLLADQVIAPKKTEEADEGEGSTSDTDGEGASLDDDDESHDESRFEKGTPRGRRFEDKDEKKAHKQAVKEAKREKRKEKMPKHLKKKIVASTSRRKK; encoded by the exons ATGGACTCTTCGGCAGGCGATGCCACCGCCTCCCCGGCTGCTCCTCATCAGCCGCCATACAACTACACGGCCAACCAGGGTTACGAGAAGACAGAGGAGATCCCCCGCGAGCTGCAGACCCAGAGAGAAAATCCTGCTCCCGAAGGCCAGGAGGACGACAATGATCTCGACGACAtctttgacgacgatgaagacttTGACGAGAAGGAGTGGTCCGCTGACGGCGGCGACCTGACAAAATCCTACAACCGCCAACGCAGCGCCCAAGACGGTGCCGTTCTCCCCCGTTCAAATCAGCAAAAGCCCACCGCAAACACCTTTGCCAGCATCGACGATCAAGTCTCCGCCCTCTCCAAGCACGCCGCCAAGATCCGCCTCGACTCGGTCAAGCAGGATgccgacaaggacaaggacaaggcagACCGCGCCACCAGCGAGCAGGTCCTGGATCAGCGCACCCGCATGATCCTCCTCCAGATGATCAACCGCGGCTCCGTCAGCGAAGTCCACGGCGCCATCAGCACAGGAAAGGAGGCCAACGTCTACGGCGCCGTCCTGCACGACGATCGCACCGGCGAGACCACCCAGAGGGCCATCAAGGTCTACAAGACGGCCATCCTGAGCTTCAAGGACCGCGAGCGCTACATCACCGGCGAGCACCGTTTCAAGGGTGGCTTTGACAAGGGCAACAATCGCAAGATGGTCAAGCTCTGGGCTGAGAAGGAATTCCGAAACCTGCGCAGGATCTACAACGCTGGTATTCCCTGCCCAGAGCCCATCAACCTCAAGCTTCACGTCTTGGTCATGGGCTTTCTTGGCGACCGCAAGGGCTGGGCCTACCCTCGCCTCCGTGACGCTGTTCTGACGGGTGACGATGTGGATCAGCAGTGGCATAAGCTTTACGTCCAGCTGCTGGGCATCATGCGCCGCATATACCAAGTCTGTCGCCTTGTCCATGCCGATCTTAGCGAGTACAACATTCTTTACCACAAGGAAAAGCTGTACATCATCGACGTGTCGCAGAGTGTCGAGCCTGATCATCCCCGGTCGCTCGAGTTCCTGCGTATGGACATCAAGAATGTGGGCGATTTCTTCCGTCGCAAGGGTGTTGATACGCTCGCCGACcgcgccatcttcaactttATCACGGCACCTGAGGGAGCTGTTGAGGAACCTGCCATGTCCGAGGCCATTGAGAAGCTGTATGAGACTCGGCCAGATGCCACGAGTGAGGACCACGCTGCTCAACTGGAGGTGGACAACGAGGTGTTCCGAAACCAATACATTCCTCAGACACTAGAACAAGTCTATGACATCGAAAAGGATGCGCAAAAGGTTAACCAGGGCCAAGGCAATGACCTAGTCTACAGCAACCTCCTGGCAGACCAGGTCATCGCTCCCAAAAAGACAGAAGAAGCCGATGAGGGGGAAGGCTCCACATCCGACACTGACGGCGAGGGTGCAtccctcgacgacgacgacgagtcgCACGATGAGAGCCGGTTCGAAAAGGGCACTCCCCGCGGGCGACGCttcgaggacaaggacgagaagaag GCACACAAAcaggccgtcaaggaggccaagcgcgagaagcgcaaggagaagatgcccAAGcacctcaagaagaagatagTCGCCAGCACCTCTCGACGGAAGAAGTAG
- a CDS encoding Peptidase A1 domain-containing protein gives MKFSSVALLLLAGIVNANAAPLEDADSEEVPQIDEDLVPQDNGTHLVPRAHGKKFSLDQVTNSHYKQPDGTMAMVQVFNKYKKPVPKKLKQALAAKKKATNDKFKMKVGNMKGTASATPPQYYDSQYVVPVKIGTPPQTTYLNFDTGSSDFWVFSTDTYLPDQAGHILYKPEKSKTSRRLSGQTWSIVYGDGTGANGIVYTDRVQVGNTYVTKQAVQSATEVSEGIARDKFSHGIVGLAFTSLNTVRPAVQKTYFDNVQKSLALPVFTANLQKGKAGNYNFGYINQGEYSGTIKFNTVDKSSPWWQFTVEGFQIGTGAPYHKYKYSAIVDTGTTLLLVPNLIVTGYYRKVKGAKLDPKQGVWTFPCTSKLPDYYFGMGKYRGKVPGHYINYGRLTQDTCYGGIQSSEGIGFAILGDILLKAQFVVFDLKTRSVGFANKKTVSK, from the exons ATGAAGTTCAGCTCTGTTGCCCTCCTGCTCCTTGCAGGTATCGTCAACGCCAACGCCGCCCCCCTGGAGGATGCAGACAGCGAAGAGGTCCCCCAAATCGACGAAGACCTTGTTCCCCAGGATAACGGCACACACCTGGTGCCCCGAGCCCATGGAAAGAAGTTTTCCCTTGACCAGGTCACCAATAGTCACTACAAGCAACCCGATGGCACTATGGCGATGGTGCAGGTGTTCAACAAGTACAAGAAGCCAGTacccaagaagctcaagcaggccttggcggccaagaagaaggctacCAACGACAAGTTCAAGATGAAAGTTG GAAACATGAAGGGCACAGCCTCAGCAACACCTCCCCAGTACTACGACTCCCAATACGTTGTCCCCGTCAAGATTGGCACACCACCTCAGACTACCTACCTCAACTTTGATACTGGTTCATCTGACTT CTGGGTCTTCTCGACCGACACATACCTGCCTGACCAGGCTGGCCACATTCTTTACAAGCCAGAAAAGTCCAAGACCAGCAGACGACTCTCTGGACAGACGTGGAGCATCGTGTACGGAGATGGCACCGGCGCCAACGGTATCGTCTACACAGACAGAGTCCAAGTCGGCAACACATACGTCACCAAGCAAGCAGTGCAGTCAGCGACCGAGGTCTCGGAAGGCATCGCACGGGACAAGTTCTCTCATGGCATCGTAGGCCTTGCCTTTACCAGCCTCAACACTGTCCGACCCGCGGTGCAAAAGACGTATTTTGACAACGTCCAGAAGAGCTTGGCCCTTCCCGTCTTCACAGCCAACCTGCAAAAGGGCAAGGCAGGCAACTACAACTTCGGCTACATCAACCAGGGCGAGTACTCGGGGACCATCAAGTTCAACACTGTCGACAAAAGCAGCCCCTGGTGGCAGTTTACAGTCGAGGGCTTTCAGATTGGAACTGGCGCCCCCTACCACAAGTACAAGTACTCGGCCATCGTCGACACTGGCACAACACTCCTCCTGGTGCCCAACCTCATCGTCACGGGATACTACAGGAAGGTCAAGGGAGCCAAACTCGATCCTAAGCAGGGAGTGTGGACATTCCCCTGTACATCAAAGCTCCCTGACTACTACTTTGGCATGGGCAAATACCGAGGCAAAGTCCCTGGACACTACATCAACTATGGACGTCTCACGCAGGATACTTGCTACGGCGGCATCCAAAGTTCCGAAGGTATCGGATTCGCAATCCTGGGAGACATTCTCCTCAAGGCGCAATTCGTGGTGTTTGACCTCAAGACACGGTCAGTGGGATTCGCCAACAAGAAGACAGTATCAAAGTGA
- a CDS encoding NmrA domain-containing protein produces the protein MRMTDQQDQETPLKLSVANLQALDRLNDPSLCIMNVNILVLGAGELGLSVLEALAVHPLRQERRARISVLLRQATLDSAAPDKKKLIQHIRALGADFEAADVVNASVAELAAVFSGFDVVVSCNGMGLPAGTQVKLLEAVFEAKVKRYFPWQFGMDYDVIGEGSSQDLFDEQLEVRRGLRAQSEVDWVIVSTGLFMSFLFLEAFGVVDFQKRTVRALGSWDNTITVTTPRDIGRVTAEVVLDPREIQRQVVYTAGDTISYGALADLVEARLGTKFHRELWDKDELKRQMDEDPSTMVKYRDTFAQGRGVAWDKSKTVNAERGIEMTDVEEYLKTLDVK, from the coding sequence ATGAGAATGACGGATCAACAAGATCAGGAGACGCCTCTCAAACTCTCGGTCGCAAACCTGCAAGCCCTGGACCGCCTCAACGACCCTTCACTGTGCATCATGAACGTCAACATACTCGTCCTCGGCGCCGGAGAGCTGGGGCTCAGCGTCCTCGAGGCCCTGGCCGTACACCCGCTCCGGCAGGAGAGGCGAGCCCGGATCTCGGTACTACTAAGGCAGGCGACGCTCGACTCGGCTGCCccggacaagaagaagctgatccAGCACATCCGGGCCCTCGGCGCCGACTTTGAGGCCGCCGACGTGGTCAACGCCAGCGTGGCCGAGCTAGCGGCCGTCTTTTCCGGCTTTGACGTTGTCGTCTCGTGCAACGGCATGGGCCTGCCGGCGGGAACCCAGGTCAAGCTTCTAGAGGCTGTCTTCGAGGCCAAAGTGAAGCGCTACTTTCCGTGGCAGTTTGGAATGGACTACGACGTGATTGGCGAGGGGAGCTCGCAGGACCTGTTTgacgagcagctcgaggtgCGCCGCGGCTTGAGGGCGCAGAGCGAGGTGGATTGGGTCATTGTGTCGACGGGGCTGTTTATGAGCTTCCTGTTCCTCGAGGCCTTTGGGGTCGTTGACTTTCAGAAGAGGACGGTGCGAGCACTAGGCAGCTGGGACAACACCATCACGGTGACCACGCCGCGGGACATTGGGCGTGTCACGGCAGAGGTGGTACTTGATCCAAGAGAGATCCAGAGACAGGTCGTCTACACGGCCGGCGACACCATCTCGTACGGGGCGCTGGCGGATCTGGTCGAGGCCCGCCTGGGGACCAAGTTCCACCGAGAGCTGTGGGACAAGGACGAGCTGAAGCGGCAGATGGACGAGGACCCGAGCACCATGGTCAAGTACAGGGACACTTTTGCGCAAGGGCGCGGCGTCGCGTGGGACAAGAGCAAGACTGTGAATGCAGAGAGAGGGATCGAGATGACAGACGTGGAGGAGTACCTCAAGACGCTGGACGTGAAGTGA